In Mycobacteriales bacterium, a single genomic region encodes these proteins:
- a CDS encoding substrate-binding domain-containing protein: MNPRIRRNLRARLGAAAVIAVALLPVATGLGATPASAGASHALIEGSGSSWAANAVNQWIADVQSEGIEVDYTPSGDAQGRQDFANRTSDFAVTSLGYQGVDKVTGVSDTSQGRRFAYLPIAAGGTAFPYQIRYDGKMVRNLRLSGETLTKIFTDQITNWDNPEITKDNNGHALPSIPIIPVVQSEGSGATAQLTKYFANQYPSLWQAFSHSSTFTEYYPQDPGSNQIAQNGSDGAMNYVSSKVANGSIGYVEYSYALAKNYPVAKLLNKAGYYTLPTQYNVAVALEDAVINMNRNSPNYLLQNLDHVYTDPDPRTYALSSYVYEIEPTGTNAQDSKITTAKRQSIADFTYYSICQGQKEIGPIGYSPLPVNLVEAGFGQIDKLKKADPAVDLTERNVRTCDNPTFVEGHPSKNYLAKIAPLPPSCDKIGAGPCAAGVTPNGIGKTPTTSGTYPGTKSSGNGGGDSQPGSGGGKGGGSSSGAKGGSTTGGTQPTTGTTNPLVADQNGEGADQAVTVPAGLAGYRSSHLTAVLAPLAVALLVLALVLPPLVAHRIQAGRRGRD, translated from the coding sequence ATGAACCCCCGCATCCGGCGCAACCTGCGTGCGCGCCTGGGCGCCGCAGCCGTCATCGCAGTCGCACTGCTCCCGGTAGCCACCGGCCTCGGCGCCACACCGGCCTCGGCCGGCGCGAGCCATGCGCTGATCGAGGGCTCGGGGTCGAGCTGGGCGGCGAACGCGGTGAACCAGTGGATCGCCGACGTGCAGTCGGAGGGCATCGAGGTCGACTACACCCCGAGCGGTGACGCGCAGGGCCGCCAGGACTTCGCGAACCGAACCTCGGATTTCGCGGTGACGTCGCTCGGATACCAGGGCGTCGACAAGGTCACCGGCGTGTCGGACACCTCGCAGGGCCGCCGCTTCGCCTACCTGCCGATCGCCGCCGGTGGCACTGCCTTTCCCTACCAGATCCGCTACGACGGCAAGATGGTGCGCAACCTCCGGCTGTCCGGAGAGACGCTGACCAAGATCTTCACAGACCAGATCACCAACTGGGACAACCCGGAGATCACGAAGGACAACAACGGGCACGCGCTGCCGTCGATCCCGATCATTCCCGTCGTACAGTCCGAGGGCTCGGGGGCGACCGCGCAGCTGACCAAGTACTTCGCGAACCAGTATCCGAGTCTCTGGCAGGCGTTCTCGCACTCGTCGACGTTCACCGAGTACTACCCGCAGGACCCCGGCAGCAACCAGATTGCCCAGAACGGCTCGGACGGCGCGATGAACTATGTGTCTTCGAAGGTCGCCAACGGCTCCATCGGGTACGTCGAGTACTCCTACGCGCTCGCGAAGAACTATCCGGTTGCGAAGCTGCTCAACAAGGCCGGCTACTACACGTTGCCAACGCAGTACAACGTTGCGGTGGCGCTCGAGGACGCCGTCATCAACATGAACCGCAACTCGCCGAACTACCTGCTGCAGAACCTCGACCACGTCTACACCGACCCGGATCCGCGCACCTACGCGTTGTCGTCCTACGTCTACGAGATCGAGCCGACCGGCACGAACGCACAGGACTCGAAGATCACGACGGCCAAGCGTCAGTCGATCGCGGACTTCACCTACTACTCGATCTGCCAGGGTCAGAAGGAGATCGGACCGATCGGCTACTCACCGCTTCCGGTCAACCTCGTCGAGGCCGGCTTCGGGCAGATCGACAAGCTCAAGAAGGCAGATCCGGCGGTGGACCTCACCGAGCGCAACGTGCGGACGTGCGACAACCCGACGTTCGTCGAGGGGCACCCCAGCAAGAACTACCTGGCCAAGATCGCGCCGCTGCCGCCGTCGTGCGACAAGATCGGCGCCGGTCCATGCGCAGCGGGCGTGACACCGAACGGGATCGGCAAGACCCCGACGACCTCGGGCACGTATCCGGGGACGAAGAGCTCGGGCAACGGGGGCGGCGACAGCCAGCCCGGGTCGGGCGGCGGCAAGGGCGGCGGCTCGTCCAGCGGTGCCAAGGGCGGGAGTACCACCGGCGGGACGCAACCCACGACCGGCACCACGAACCCGCTGGTCGCCGACCAGAACGGCGAGGGTGCCGACCAGGCCGTCACCGTGCCCGCCGGGCTGGCCGGTTACCGCTCGAGCCACCTGACCGCCGTGCTTGCTCCGCTCGCGGTCGCGCTGCTGGTGCTCGCACTGGTCCTTCCGCCGCTGGTCGCGCACCGAATACAGGCCGGGCGCCGAGGTAGGGACTGA